A genome region from Brassica oleracea var. oleracea cultivar TO1000 chromosome C2, BOL, whole genome shotgun sequence includes the following:
- the LOC106327142 gene encoding uncharacterized protein LOC106327142 has translation MMRFKKGTKVEVLIKSSLPSGAWRSAEIMSGNGHYYTVMYDTDDATERVPRKNMRPEPPPSLQVLHSWAPGDVLEVFESCSWKMAIVSKVLENDCFMVRLLGSSLKVKANKSDIRVRQSWQDNEWIMVGQGSSRLSAQTSTENLRRKVNLKSKDKLNASDALSRKGPKKRTYSLVTPHNQTTHVEEDGESVASSVGSCSVNMDGLTTVSFTPIETGNSSDTESSSCRYRNIKTKKSGFTAKGSEAADVHKLELDEYRCSIERLHASGPIITWEQETWITNLRLRLNISNEEHLMQIRNLISDDNSQTYR, from the exons ATGATGAGATTCAAGAAAGGAACTAAAGTGGAAGTGTTGATCAAATCATCACTTCCATCTGGTGCTTGGCGATCTGCTGAGATAATGTCCGGTAATGGGCATTATTACACTGTCATGTATGATACTGATGACGCTACAGAGAGGGTACCGAGGAAGAATATGAGACCTGAGCCTCCTCCTTCTCTACAAGTCCTACATTCTTGGGCTCCTGGTGACGTTCTTGAGGTTTTTGAAAGTTGTTCTTGGAAGATGGCTATAGTTTCCAAGGTTTTGGAGAATGATTGCTTCATGGTTAGATTGCTTGGCTCCTCACTGAAGGTCAAGGCAAACAAATCTGACATTCGGGTCAGACAATCTTGGCAAGATAATGAGTGGATCATGGTCGGGCAG GGTTCATCGAGATTAAGTGCTCAGACTTCAACAGAAAATTTAAGGAGAAAGGTAAATTTGAAGAGCAAAGACAAACTCAATGCATCTGATGCACTTTCGAGAAAAGGTCCAAAGAAACGGACCTATTCTTTGGTTACACCACACAATCAAACTACACACGTCGAAGAAGATGGAGAGAGTGTTGCTTCTTCTGTTGGTAGTTGTAGCGTGAACATGGATGGTTTAACTACTGTCTCTTTCACCCCCATAGAAACTGGTAACTCTAGTGACACAGAGTCATCTTCTTGCCGCTACAGAAACATCAAGACCAAGAAGTCTGGCTTTACAGCAAAAGGCTCAGAAGCTGCTGATGTTCATAAGCTAGAGTTGGATGAATACCGATGCAGTATCGAGAGATTGCACGCATCTGGACCGATTATAACATGGGAACAAGAAACGTGGATCACAAACCTCCGTCTGAGACTGAACATCTCGAATGAGGAACATCTGATGCAGATAAGAAACCTTATCTCTGATGATAACAGTCAAACATACAGATAG